Proteins from a single region of Penaeus monodon isolate SGIC_2016 chromosome 29, NSTDA_Pmon_1, whole genome shotgun sequence:
- the LOC119591985 gene encoding 39S ribosomal protein L20, mitochondrial-like, with amino-acid sequence MVITSPTLFARARGGDRFWKRRRILSLSAHYFGRKKNCYSVAIKYVHRALRYSTLARRLKKLDVKALWKARITGGTEELGTSYNSMKYTLSDIGIGLDQKILQNMAIWEPRTFRGLALLTKAKETEKGLNSLDGPSVSGVVTRGML; translated from the exons ATGGTGATAACCTCTCCTACCTTATTCGCTCGTGCCAGAGGAGGCGACAGGttctggaagaggaggaggattctctcgctctctgct CACTACTTTGGGCGCAAGAAGAATTGCTACTCTGTTGCTATTAAGTATGTGCATAGAGCTCTTCGTTACTCTACACTCGCTCGAAGGTTGAAGAAATTAGACGTAAAAGCT CTTTGGAAGGCCCGTATCACCGGAGGTACTGAGGAGCTTGGCACCAGCTACAATAGCATGAAATATACATTGAGTGACATTGGTATTGGACTAGACCAAAAGATCTTGCAAAACATGGCTATATGGGAGCCAAGGACCTTCAGG GGTCTCGCACTGCTTACCAAAGCAAAGGAAACTGAGAAGGGCCTGAATAGTCTAGACGGACCTTCAGTATCAGGTGTTGTGACTCGTGGAATGCTTTAA